From a region of the Lactuca sativa cultivar Salinas chromosome 4, Lsat_Salinas_v11, whole genome shotgun sequence genome:
- the LOC111896497 gene encoding transcription factor TCP12 yields the protein MDYLFPSSNNDTVLSSSNKEANNENLDSNHDQEAALFGQFPLPFLDEISTSPIIQNHQLHHLSTDRSKTSTSSTANEPPPPPSPGKTKRVRKKRSAGKKDRHSKIHTAQGLRDRRMRLSLHIARKFFGLQDMLGFDKASKTIEWLFSKSKKAIEEVTEGFQSQNTTQSVSNENNERCQSPVSDCIVDSDIDYNNPFSNKGKQLRLQDDMDSWNSRKPTESDVLARESRDKARARARERTRERMMINNLEKSKQMFGSNCNDDFDQLQLGFSVNPNNHYIKESSNSPLEHSGTHHFYEQAQMDGITEKTEDYLRATAASSSSYFSGYGYNKSFANPPAGWLNSSNTFLGFFGGWDSENIRVESDNYGILPNTASSTGDIHEQSLSSLIYPHTNLLHFQPQNERD from the coding sequence ATGGATTACCTATTTCCTTCTAGCAACAACGACACTGTATTGAGCTCTTCAAACAAGGAAGCAAATAATGAAAATCTTGATTCAAACCACGACCAAGAGGCTGCGTTGTTTGGGCAGTTTCCGTTGCCTTTCCTTGATGAGATATCTACCAGCCCAATAATCCAAAACCACCAACTGCATCACCTTAGCACCGATAGATCAAAAACATCCACAAGCAGCACTGCAAACGAGCCtccgccaccaccatcacctgGTAAAACAAAGCGTGTAAGGAAGAAAAGAAGTGCTGGGAAAAAAGACAGACATAGCAAGATTCATACAGCTCAGGGCCTTAGAGATAGAAGAATGCGATTGTCTCTCCATATTGCTCGCAAGTTTTTTGGTCTTCAAGATATGTTAGGGTTTGACAAAGCAAGTAAAACTATTGAGTGGCTCTTTTCCAAGTCTAAGAAGGCAATAGAAGAAGTCACCGAAGGGTTTCAGTCACAAAACACAACTCAAAGCGTAAGCAACGAGAATAACGAGAGATGCCAATCCCCTGTGTCCGATTGCATAGTGGATTCGGACATTGACTATAACAATCCTTTTTCCAACAAAGGTAAACAACTGAGGCTCCAAGATGATATGGACAGTTGGAACTCAAGAAAGCCAACAGAAAGTGATGTTTTGGCAAGGGAGTCGAGGGACAAAGCAAGGGCAAGAGCAAGGGAAAGAACTCGAGAGAGAATGATGATCAACAATCTTGAGAAATCGAAGCAGATGTTTGGATCAAACTGTAATGATGATTTTGACCAACTGCAGTTAGGGTTTTCAGTAAACCCTAATAATCACTACATCAAAGAATCATCAAACTCTCCTCTTGAACATTCAGGTACACATCATTTTTATGAGCAGGCACAGATGGATGGTATTACAGAGAAAACCGAGGACTATTTGAGGGCTACTGCTGCAAGCTCATCATCATATTTTTCCGGATATGGTTACAACAAAAGTTTTGCGAACCCACCTGCTGGGTGGTTAAATTCTAGCAACacatttttgggtttttttggAGGTTGGGATTCAGAGAACATCAGAGTGGAATCTGACAACTACGGGATTTTACCAAATACTGCTTCATCAACAGGTGATATTCATGAACAAAGTCTTAGCTCCCTTATTTATCCTCACACCAATCTTTTGCATTTCCAACCCCAAAACGAAAGAGATTAA